The nucleotide sequence CGCCACCCCGAGCACGACCCTAACTCGGGGACCCCGGCTGCAGAGCACGTGCGGGGGTCGTCACCTCCCGGTAAAACCAAATCGCGACGCGGGGTGTGAGGACTTCCCTTTCCGCGATAGCTTCTTCTGACCACCAACGCATCTCGCCCGCCGCGCCCATGgtttcctcctccgcctccccctcccccagggaggaggagggcggcggcccCTGTTTGCCCTCGCTCCGCGGCAAGAAAAGGAGAATGCGAGTCAGAACGGCCTCGCCAGAGCCGGCTTCCACGGCCGCGCCGCCGCAGGTACGGGTCTCGAAGATATTACATGCTAGTAGATCAAGCCGTGTTCTTTTTTTAATACCATGGGCGGGTTGTTTTCTTTGTTCCTATTGATTGAAGAACTGTTCTTGATCAGCGGTTGTGTACGTCGAGAATCGTTCCTGTTGGTTTGTTTGGTTCGGAAGCAGTAGCGGTTTTGTTTGATTGATGAAGGATATAATATCTGTTATGCGTATACTATGAATTGTTTCCCGTTTGCTCGTATAGATTTCAATGTGTAGGTCATGACTCAATTCTAGGGCAATGGAATCTATGCAGCAGTGAGATGCGATTTGTGGAGGGCGTTTGTTCCATGCTGGTTCTTGGGCCCGGTTGTGGATTGGAAAACATTAGTTGAATTGATGAACGCATGCAAGGAAGGAGATGGGAGTGGGGGAGGGGGGTCACGTATTTTGCGATTGCGGTTTGGGGGAATTGGTCTTCGATTTTGATATTGCCTGATTGATGATTATGTGTTTCTTTGTAATAATGATTGTTTTCGTGTTCTAGAATTCCGAGAAAAAGATCTAGTTTCCCCCAAAAGATCATGTTGATTGTATAATTGTGGCGCAAACTTTTGAACAATCTGGGTGGACCTGATCTACTTAAATTCGTTTTGACTTGTAGGAATACAATTTGTGAGTCTTGTTCCGATTGGTACTTCTATGCAATTGAATCAGCAATTCCATTGATAAGTTATGCAAACATAGAGATCTCGAACTATGAAATAATTTTACTAATTCACCAATCAATGACAGGATCCATGGGTTAAATTCATAAGGAGATTATACAATACATTAGTATGCTGAACTCGGTCTAAATTCCTGCCTACTATGAGAACATTAGCCTGTAGTGCTTTCCAATTAAGTGAAATTTTAATCTAGAACTTGATCTTGTTatgactactactccctccgttccaaattactcgtcatagaagtggatgtatctagaactaaaatacatctagatacatccatacctgcgacaagtaattcggaacggagggagtatttctcagGGTGGCGGAACAACAACTGTACACCCTTGAAAAGTTTCAACTTGATCAGCACAAATTATCATTTTCCATCGCTTACAGTTTATGCGATTATCATGTGCCTAATTTGTTTGCCTCATTTCTTTAATTTATTATGGGCAGACACATGGAAAGTGGCATCCAGATGAATCGAACAGACCTGAAATTGATGATGCTCCTGTTTTTACCCCAACTGAGGAGGTTTGTGGACTATTCTCCTcactagcagaactatgttatgtgaCATTGACAGTGTATAACTCTTTTACATCAGGAATTCAAAGATGCAATTGGGTACATTACTAGCATTCGTCCTCAAGTAGAAAAATATGGAATTTGTCGTATTGTTCCACCATCTTCTTGGAGACCACCATGTCCTCTAAAGGAGAAGAGCTTTTGGAAATGTACAGAGTTCAACACCCGAGTTCAACAAGTTGACAAGCTTCAAAATCGGGAACCCAAAAAAAAAGAAACACAACCTCGAGttcagaagaaaagaaagagaagaaagaaaCTGAGGTTTGGGATGTCTCAGAAGCGCCGTAGCGCTGACTCTGCAGACCAGGAAGAGAAGTTTGGCTTTCAGTCTGGCTCAGATTTCACACTAGAGGAGTTCCAGAAATACGCTGATATGTTCAAGGAGCAATATTTTGGAATGAAGGGAAGTGATGAAATTTCTCTTTTTGAAATTAAACAGCACAAAGAAATGTGGCGGCCATCAGTTGAGGAAATTGAGGGAGAATATTGGCGGATAGTTGTATGCCCTGATGATGAAGTTGAGGTACCCCGATTGCTTATATGTAGATTATGCTCTTATTAGGATTTAAGTTTTTACTGATTGACATCAAACTATCTTTGCGTAGGTGGATTACGGCGCTGATCTGGACACTGCAATATTTAGTAGTGGATTCCCTAAATCATCTCTATCAGATGGAAATAAGCAAGATCCATATGGTTTATCTTGTTGGAACTTGAATAATCTGCGACGACAACCTAGATCTGTTCTTTCATTTGAAACTGAGGATATATCTGGTGTTGTGGTCCCTTGGCTTTATGTTGGgatgtgtttctcatcattttgCTGGGTAAGATTTTTCATTCTTCTATTTCTCATCCATCTCATGAAATGTTGATAATAATAGTATAATGCTCCTAAATCATGTGCGCACGCAAGTTGGCTTGAACCTtgctaagtactccctctgtaaacaaatgtaGGACGTTTTTGCAGTTTAAATTAAACTGCTAAAACATCTTACATTTGTGTACAGAGGGAATATATTGCAGTATTTTTGTAGGTGGTTGAAAGATGCTAGTAGCTGAGTGCTTCAAATCTTCTGTGCCATGCAACCCTTTTATTGGGTTATCTTGAGACTAATAATTTTAAATATATACATGCTGTGACAATTGACGTTGATTAGGGTCCACGTTCTCATATATCCTTGTTCTTTATGTTGCTGTAGCATGTGGAAGATCATTTCCTTTATTCTCTGAATTACATGCATTTTGGTGAACAAAAAGTATGGTATGGTGTTCCTGGTGAAAATGCAGTGAAGCTAGAAGATGCTATGAGAAGGAACTTGCCAAGACTATTTGAAGAACAGCCTGATCTCCTGCATGAGCTGGTAACATTTTTATTGTGTAATGACCTAGTGATTATGATAACAAGAACCCACTGTTTGCAATGTAACCTAGTAAATGCTTTTTGGAACCAAGAGTCCATGTGGATTGAAAACTACTTACCATCCTTCAAAGAATCAAAGAGAGCATTATGCATTTTTCTTCAGTGAACACATTACTTTATTCAGTATCATTGCCTGCTTTTTTATCATAATTTTCATGATTTATAATCGGATTATTAGTTGGAGAAACCATTTtggtagacccccccccccccccccctatctgACCTCAAAGCGCTACCCGAGCTGTCGCAACATTGAAGGAACAACTAGCGGCTGCTAGGGTATCCATCAACCTTCTGGAGAAGGGAGGATCCAGCAAGGCGCCCAACAAAAATGATGATGAGATTGACAGcacagctgctgctgctgcactggCAGCACCTTTCGCTTACCGGGAGGAATGCCGTGCTGCTCCGAAGTTCCACAAGCTAGAATTCCCTAACTATAGAGGGGAGGGCAGCCCGTTGCCTTGCTTGAACTGTGTTGAGCGATTCTTCAAGGGCCACCAGACGGAGGACAAGGAAAAGGTGTGTAAGGCCTCCTATCACCTCGCTGATGATGCTGCACTATGGGACAGCCGATTGGAGATGATGCATGGCGAACCACCATGACCAAAGTTCGTCAAATACAACCGTAGTTTTGGGCCGACGATCAGGACTAGTCGGCTGGCGGAAATTGAACACTTGAAACTAACAGGCTCGGTGTGTGACTACAAGAAGAAATTCTCACTCTTTTTGCAGGTGTTAGTCTCTTGGAAGAGCAGCAAGTCGAGCTGTTTGTTCGTTGCTGGGCTCCGCAAGCCCATCCGTACTGATGTGGACTTGCAGTACCCATTGAACCTTGAGGCTGCCATGAGCTTATCACTCTTATGAGCGGCGTTGTTTCTCAGATGATGAGTACGCACCATCCCTAGGCACAACGTTGTCTTCCAAAGCAACCAAGTCAATGACCCAAACAGCCTGCTGCTGCGGCACGCTAAAGGCACGTGCTTTGACTGTGATGAGAAGTATGTCCGCGGCCATCGCTGTGCCTGGCTCTTTTTTATCTATATAAAGGGATGATAGTTTGTATTAGGGTTATAAATCAAGAAATAATGAAAATTGCCCCAACTTAGAGTTAGCCTCCAGCGGCCATGCCAGGAGAAGAACCCCTAGGTGTGCCTGAGGGCAAACCTTGCTAACCCCTCTGATCAGATCCCCAATTCCCACCTCCAACTCCATGCACGCAACACATCCTCGTCCTGCATTATGCAAATGTTTTTGCACCTTCATCAATTTTTGATTCTGAATTGCTTTGTGCAGGTTACACAGTTATCCCCTTCTGTTCTAAAATCAGAAGGAATTCCTGTTTACCGTGTTGTTCAGAATCCAGGCGAGTTTGTTCTGACATTACCACGAGCTTACCATTCTGGGTTCAACTGTGGCTTCAACTGCGCAGAGGCAGTAAATGTTGCTCCCGTGGACTGGCTGCCCCATGGACAATGTGCTGTTGAGCTATACAGAGATCAGCGGCGCAAGACATCAATATCACATGACAAGTTATTGCTTAAAACTGTACAAACAGCTCTCAGACAGGTTTGGGCGAACCTACAGAACTGCAAGAGTGGTCAGAAGGAATATATATGGCTTGATACCTGTGGAAAAAATGGAATGCTCACAAGTGCATTTAAGGTATTTCTCAATTCTGGCATTAATTATTTGTCAGTTCTCACTCAACGAAATTAAGTTTTATTTTTACTTTTGGCTCCATTATTTCAGACAAGAATTAAATTGGAAGGTTCAGCACGTGAGGCGAATGCTCTTTTGCAATGTAAGAAGATGGATCAGGATTATGATTCAACGGACCGCGAATGCTTTTCATGCTTTTATGATCTTCATTTATCTGCTGTCAGTTGCCAATGCTCGCCAAACCGTTTTGCTTGCTTAACTCATGCAAATCTTCTATGTTCATGCGAAATGGATAGAAAATTTGTGTTGCACCGATACAGTATGGAGGAGCTGAATGCTCTTGTTGCAGCTCTGGAGGGAGACCCAGCTGCAGTGTACCAGTGGAAAGAGTATGATGTAGGCTTAGTTTGCCAATCTGCTTCTACGCAGCAGAAGATGTGCTTCAGTAAAAGTGCAAAATTATCTGGATCAATTATTGATGTCAACATTGATTGCGGCTTTGATGGCTGCGAGGACCTTGACAAGTCAGCAGGATATCCGAAAGAGAAGGAAGTGCAGAATAGATGTGTTAATCTGAACATAAAAGAAGAGTTAGTATGTAGTTCTAGCACATCAAATACAACAGGTTTCTCAAGCTCTACATTTAGTGCTTTACGAAAGATTGACAAGGacaagatggccatggagttgggGTCCCTGCAGACAAGTAATCCAACTATTTCAAGTTTCCAGTGCACACAGTCCTTGAGTCATTCATCTGAATTATCATGCCCTTCTCGAATATCAACAGGATCTACCCTACCTTCCAAAACTACTAAGGAACTGTTTGGCATTGAGACTGAATACTGTGTGGCCAAGGCTTCATGTGCCCAGGTTAGTCAACTGGGGAAACCTTCTTCAAGTCAATCCAATGAAGTCTCCTGGCCAGCAAACTTACGACATCAGGTTGAGCAACTCGACCACGGAACAGTAATAGTTGGCAAAAATTGGTGCAACCATCAAGCTATCTTCCCAAAAGGTACATGCACTAAATAGTGTAATGAATATTTTTATGGTGTGTAAAAATGTTAAAATTAAGAGAAAATGACATCTTTGCAGGATTTAGGAGTCGAGTGACATTTTACAGCGTACTAGATCCGACAAGAATATGTTGTTACATTTCAGAAGTTATTGATGCTGGACTTCTCGAACCATTGTTTAGGGTATTTGTAATTCTAAATACCTCCTATTTTCAGGCTTGACCTCATTTGCTTTATTGTGGGTCATATGACAGCTATGTTCCCAAAATCATTACAGGTTGCTGTGGAGGAGTTTCCTGAGGTTTATTTTACTCACACTTCACCAATGCAGTGTTGGGATAGTGTGAGAGACAGGGTGAATGAAGAAATTAAAAAGCAATGTAGGGCTGGAAAATCTCCTGCTTTATTATCGAACGATTCTGTAAATGGGCTTGAAATGTTTGGTTTCTTATCCCCACCAATAATTGAGGTAGATTTTTCAGGAGATGTATAGCTTTTGTTTCTCTCAGAGCAGTCACTTCATTATCACGGTTATAGTTACTAAGAAACCCTTTGTTTTTTTACAGGTAATCGAGGCTCTAGATCCCGACCACAAGTGCTTAGATTATTGGTTGTCTAAGCATACACCTCCTCTGAGAAGACTCCTTTCGGAGTCTTTGATGACCACAACGGTTGATGGCACTAATAATTCCTCTATAAGGTTACTTGGGGTTGATATTGCCAGCAATGAATCTGAACGATCCAGTTTCCACAATAATTCCTGTGCTGAGGAGACTAAACTCAGCAGGCTCCTTAAGAAGGCTAAATGGCCAGAAGAACAAGAACTAATTGTCATGAACAAAGCAATCAGCGGCAGGATGGATAACAGCGCAGGTCTGCAGGATGAGATGAAGAATTATGTAGATAAATAGAGCCTTGAATAGATAAACCATTTTTAGTAACTCATCCTAGATTGCTTCTATAGGGAACCATTAGAAATTAAACTAGAACCACCATTTACCTGCATTCTTATAGAATTGCATTTCCTGATCTTCCATTTAGTTTTGCATGATCCAAATTTATTTTTACTTGATGGCAAAAGGTTATTTTCTCTCTAATTGTGTCCTGATTAGCCAGGATCATGGTAACCAATGAAACAAGTTGACCATTCGTTTATCAAAAGTTTATGTTCAAAACCTTGTTGCTggaaagttaaaaaaatgaagaaaatgatTTTGAATTTTTGATTGATTGGTGCATTACTACCACTATGTGTGAGATGGATAACCCTTTTTCATCATAGAACAACATCATTAAGTTTCTTTGGTCCCATTTTCATGGCTAAATGGCAGACAATTACTTCCTTGCCTTGATTTGCGTTTTATAATGATGTTAATGATACCATCAAATTCTGATGGTTGATACTTTGTGGCCTATGGTACTATTCAAAAACTCCATTGGAACGTTCTTCCAAATGCAAAATATCGGAGGAAAAAAATGTTCCTGATACATCTCACTGGTTCAGTTACATAATATTCTTTTTCGTACTCTATAAACTGTTCCAAGTAGGTTAATTGGTTGGAGTCGAGGATTCCACTTGGGCCGTCCATCTTTGCCGAcaccgggtggggggggggggggggggggacattagCCACCGCCGTCGGCGtgtcacacccacgatgcggctatatctcccacgtgtcgaagcacgacttacaggcataaccgcatggtggttttgtcgcaagaagggtcatcttaacacaatcccatgtaatgaacaagactgggataaagagttggcttacaatcgtcacttcacacaatgaacatataactcatacatcattcagagtacacacaatagtccgactacggacgaagccaaaagaaaagaagataacccaactgctagatcccagatcgtcccaactgggctccactactgatcaacaagaaacaaaacatagcaacaactaagatcttcgttgtgctcccatctgagctcggttgcatcacctgcactggtatcatcggcacctacaactgttgtgatagtatctggtgagtcacgaggactcagcaatctcaaaacccgcgagatcaagactatttaagcttatgggaaaggaaggggtaaagtggtgaggttgcagcagcgactgagcatatatggtggctaacatacgcaaataagagcgagaagagagcaaatggaacggtcgtgaagctagcaatgatcaagaagtgatcctgaactcctacttacgtcaaacataatccaaaaccgtgttcacttcccggactccggcgaaaagagaccatcacggctacacacgcggctgatgcgttttaattcggatctggtgtcaagttatctacaaccggacattaacaaattcccatctgcctataatcgcaggcacggctttcgaaagtttataccctgcaggggtgtcccaacttagcccatcacaaactctaacggtcaacgaaggatataccttttcccgggaagacccgatcagcctcggagtcccggttcgcaagacatttcgataatggtaaaacaagaccagcaagaccacccgttgtgccgacaaatcccgataggagctgcacatatctcgttctcagggcacaccggataagctaagcgtacaggtaccgacgtaatccaagttgccaaggaatggtcccgcacggtgctctagtttggaccaacactcggaggagcactgacccgggggggggggggggaaataaagatgacccttgagtctgcaaaacccaagggaaaaaggcttaggtggcaaatgttaaaaccaatgttgggccttgctggaggagttttattcaaagcgaactgtcacgggggtcccataaatcacccaaccgcgtaaggaacgcaaaatccggaaacataacaccagtatgacggaaactagggcggcaagagtggaacaaaacaccaggcataaggccgagtcttccatcctttaccaaatatatagatgcattaataatataagagatattgtgatatcccaatcataatcctgtccaccatggagaaatcttcaacttcacctgcaactaacaacgctataagaggggctgagcaaagcggtaacatagccaaacaacggtttgctaggaaggatgaaaaggttagaggctggcatggcaatatgggaggcatggtaaacaagtgataggtagcgcagcatagcgatagaacggagcaactagcaagcaaagatagaaatgatatcgagggtaatagtcatcttgcctgaaatcccgataggaagaagaacgagtccatgaagaagacaaacgaatgtagtcgaacggatcctcacaactccggaacaaaaccgaagctaacgagagaagcaaaccggaaagaagcaaacaacatggtaaacaaccatcacataatcatggcatgatgcacaaccaaatatgatgcatgtccggtttaatgaggcatggcatggcaatatgcacaaccaacactacaagttaagtggagctcaatatgcaacgagttgcatattgacggaacaccacaacaattatttagttctctctcggttaagtactcaacaatattaaatgttggttaacatggcaagaggtgaaacgtaattaaactacctatttaggcaagtttaaacgaggccggaaacaacaaacaacaattccggaaatccccatatgtcatttagtagtttaaagcaaacacaattttaagcatttaaatgttgttatcatgatgcggatgacatattcaagtttatgcaattttatgaaaacgttaacaagagcatgatacgaggcatttggtcaccatggcggaacgaaaagggtgccacggcggcgaaacaaaaatggtgccacggcaacacatccgaaaatgatgccacggcagcATATCAGTtccgatagctcatggagataccggtgcaaaaggaagtgagcgtgagcgagtcatgcaagatggtgggatgatcccggattccgggtgtcccacataACGGTGGCATGGCTTGCGGCGAACATGCAAGGAACAATTCGAACACggtccaaacatagggtgcatctcatacaacacacattcatACACGGGCGGTCGTCATATcgggattatacctttgaagcgtgcgtttttggAGTGGTTCGAGTCGGAGCGaagtaggggaagtagacgttctcgtggcggtcgtaggggaagtagtcgtacacgtttcgTAGTACGTTCTCGTGGcggtcgtaggggaagtagtcgtacacgtttcgtagttgtacatgtcggcggtagtagttgttcagggtcttggcgggtcgtcatgtagccgtacatgtttgtcgtggtacacggttcgtagacgttcgagtcatcggtagaggaagtagtggtacacggccgtaGATGTTCGGCGTCGTCGGTAGAGGAACTTGGCggaccatgtagtcgaacttggcgcatccgaaggggtacttgacgaaacccacctcggatgtagtcgtgcacgtcgtagtcggacttgacaaaaatCACACCGGCTGTAGTGATACATAGCTCGTAGACATCCAGGATCATCGTAGAGGAACTCGTCGTCCACGAAACTAGCAGTGGAGCACACAGGCCCCAGGTTTCGATCTTCAGGAGCAGCGGCGACTGCAAGAGGCGGTTGCAGCAGATGTCATCGGGGGAGGGAGCAGTTGCTGCTGCTGTCAACCCTGACGGAGGCGAGATCCGGCAGTGGagctggcgaggcggcggcgccgggtAGACGAGGAGGCGGGCAAGGAGAGCAGGGCGGAGAGGCAGATGTGGGCGAGCGGAGTGGGGGCTTCGGGAGGCGATGGTTGATGCAGCGGCGGCAGGGAAAACGGAGGAGAGCGCAGAGGGTGCTCTcggggaggcgcggggcgacgaggaggaggccgcagggcAGCGCAGGAACATGGCAGCAGCTTGGCCAGGGAACGACGGAGGCAGCGGCGGTCGCTGGAGAGGGGCTTGGCGCGGCGGGGATGAGCTCGGCGTCCGTGGCGGCATCCATGGCGAGGTGGCGCTGAGTCGAGGCGCTCGGGCTGCAGGAGGCAAACGGCGGAGGTCCTGGCACGGCCGCAGGCGACGGAGGAGGGAAGGCGTCGCGGCGGAGAGGATGGGGCCACGCGCAGGGTGGCCCTCCTGGGGGTCGCCAACGGCGGCGGGTGGCGATGGGGACGCGGGGGAGAAGGAAGCGCGAGGCcttgggcggaggcggaggcgcgaggAAGATGGGGATCGAGCGAGGAGGGAGGAGCGGTCGAGCGTGGCTCCTGGCGCTGGCTGTGCACGATGGGGAACGAGAAGGAGGTGGCGGCGCAGGAGGGAGAGATCGAGGGAAAGAGATGcgtgggatcgggctagggttagagctggggcgcggctgggccttagaggtcggctgggccttgggccaaaagcACTGGGGGGATTAGGTGGGCCGAACCGGCTAGTTGGGCTGCAaagcttcttcctcctcttctttaactctttagcagaaaagaaattagagagaagaaaagaagagagggttagggaaagatttgcgcatggggataattttcccggactcgcaaaaatatgctcgttccaagaaaaatagaaaggccatgattgaaagatttaaattcaaactcatttgaatttaattcaaatgggtttgaactaggacttgataaaaggaaggtccaaaaatgttcggatttttgatggagctccggaaaatgatgaaagaagatatggcaaggttggagaccaagaattaagataacaacggcatgggatattttgcaagtgtgttatggtgaattccaaataaatgaaataattttattatagctccctaataatagtaggagactttgaatatgttttaaagagaaatcaccatgtgaatat is from Triticum aestivum cultivar Chinese Spring chromosome 1B, IWGSC CS RefSeq v2.1, whole genome shotgun sequence and encodes:
- the LOC123116559 gene encoding lysine-specific demethylase JMJ18 isoform X1 — protein: MVSSSASPSPREEEGGGPCLPSLRGKKRRMRVRTASPEPASTAAPPQTHGKWHPDESNRPEIDDAPVFTPTEEEFKDAIGYITSIRPQVEKYGICRIVPPSSWRPPCPLKEKSFWKCTEFNTRVQQVDKLQNREPKKKETQPRVQKKRKRRKKLRFGMSQKRRSADSADQEEKFGFQSGSDFTLEEFQKYADMFKEQYFGMKGSDEISLFEIKQHKEMWRPSVEEIEGEYWRIVVCPDDEVEVDYGADLDTAIFSSGFPKSSLSDGNKQDPYGLSCWNLNNLRRQPRSVLSFETEDISGVVVPWLYVGMCFSSFCWHVEDHFLYSLNYMHFGEQKVWYGVPGENAVKLEDAMRRNLPRLFEEQPDLLHELVTQLSPSVLKSEGIPVYRVVQNPGEFVLTLPRAYHSGFNCGFNCAEAVNVAPVDWLPHGQCAVELYRDQRRKTSISHDKLLLKTVQTALRQVWANLQNCKSGQKEYIWLDTCGKNGMLTSAFKTRIKLEGSAREANALLQCKKMDQDYDSTDRECFSCFYDLHLSAVSCQCSPNRFACLTHANLLCSCEMDRKFVLHRYSMEELNALVAALEGDPAAVYQWKEYDVGLVCQSASTQQKMCFSKSAKLSGSIIDVNIDCGFDGCEDLDKSAGYPKEKEVQNRCVNLNIKEELVCSSSTSNTTGFSSSTFSALRKIDKDKMAMELGSLQTSNPTISSFQCTQSLSHSSELSCPSRISTGSTLPSKTTKELFGIETEYCVAKASCAQVSQLGKPSSSQSNEVSWPANLRHQVEQLDHGTVIVGKNWCNHQAIFPKGFRSRVTFYSVLDPTRICCYISEVIDAGLLEPLFRVAVEEFPEVYFTHTSPMQCWDSVRDRVNEEIKKQCRAGKSPALLSNDSVNGLEMFGFLSPPIIEVIEALDPDHKCLDYWLSKHTPPLRRLLSESLMTTTVDGTNNSSIRLLGVDIASNESERSSFHNNSCAEETKLSRLLKKAKWPEEQELIVMNKAISGRMDNSAGLQDEMKNYVDK
- the LOC123116559 gene encoding lysine-specific demethylase JMJ18 isoform X2: MVSSSASPSPREEEGGGPCLPSLRGKKRRMRVRTASPEPASTAAPPQTHGKWHPDESNRPEIDDAPVFTPTEEEFKDAIGYITSIRPQVEKYGICRIVPPSSWRPPCPLKEKSFWKCTEFNTRVQQVDKLQNREPKKKETQPRVQKKRKRRKKLRFGMSQKRRSADSADQEEKFGFQSGSDFTLEEFQKYADMFKEQYFGMKGSDEISLFEIKQHKEMWRPSVEEIEGEYWRIVVCPDDEVEVDYGADLDTAIFSSGFPKSSLSDGNKQDPYGLSCWNLNNLRRQPRSVLSFETEDISGVVVPWLYVGMCFSSFCWHVEDHFLYSLNYMHFGEQKVWYGVPGENAVKLEDAMRRNLPRLFEEQPDLLHELVTQLSPSVLKSEGIPVYRVVQNPGEFVLTLPRAYHSGFNCGFNCAEAVNVAPVDWLPHGQCAVELYRDQRRKTSISHDKLLLKTVQTALRQVWANLQNCKSGQKEYIWLDTCGKNGMLTSAFKTRIKLEGSAREANALLQCKKMDQDYDSTDRECFSCFYDLHLSAVSCQCSPNRFACLTHANLLCSCEMDRKFVLHRYSMEELNALVAALEGDPAAVYQWKEYDVGLVCQSASTQQKMCFSKSAKLSGSIIDVNIDCGFDGCEDLDKSAGYPKEKEVQNRCVNLNIKEELVCSSSTSNTTGFSSSTFSALRKIDKDKMAMELGSLQTRSTLPSKTTKELFGIETEYCVAKASCAQVSQLGKPSSSQSNEVSWPANLRHQVEQLDHGTVIVGKNWCNHQAIFPKGFRSRVTFYSVLDPTRICCYISEVIDAGLLEPLFRVAVEEFPEVYFTHTSPMQCWDSVRDRVNEEIKKQCRAGKSPALLSNDSVNGLEMFGFLSPPIIEVIEALDPDHKCLDYWLSKHTPPLRRLLSESLMTTTVDGTNNSSIRLLGVDIASNESERSSFHNNSCAEETKLSRLLKKAKWPEEQELIVMNKAISGRMDNSAGLQDEMKNYVDK